Proteins encoded within one genomic window of Halogeometricum sp. S1BR25-6:
- a CDS encoding malectin domain-containing carbohydrate-binding protein, translating to MIERETNRITAVLVAVLMITSVVAGSVAFSGTAAAAPGDALYRVNAGGGDVSAVDGPDWSGDWQQYHSGSSETYQTGDAVSLEPSVPSGTPASVFQTEVYGDQQWTFSEGVQSGQQYEVRLYFAEIYAEDDGERLFDVSVEDEQVLDDYDIHADVGHDAGVMKSYVVTPSDGAIDVDLTTVEDNAKLSAIEIVPATPEPNTLGGPSSVNFGSVLSGQSETQTVTVTNLGGDGDTSIAIDGVSVDGDGAFSAGSASQTTLAPGESTDIPVTFSPSSADSASATLSVAHTGSNDPLTVSLSGDGASAVDPDFTKSKLDGFSAGNPTAIDVGPDGRFYVSVQSGTVYVLDVERTGDNSYEVVGQVATDAIKQIPNHDDFGEYNAGENDRQITGLTVGGTAENPIVYVSSSDPSIDVGQDDDDTDTNSGTISRLTLSPGSDGVLQSSEVDHDVMVLGLPRSEENHATNGLDLSADGDTLYVAQGGNTNKGAPGDNFGHTPEFALSAAILEVDLAQIEADYQAKNLQNYDGSYPDLEFYYAIPTIQNDDGTDGDDLPFGGNDGINQAKIVEDGPVQVYSPGYRNPYDLVVTTSGQIYAADHGPNGGWGGQPADASGNIVADAASVTNHPNEDGSYSKSDELVKVDEGVYGGHAAPIRANPTGADIYDENGNLVFDITESNSPVPASVVNPAEADYIPPTSGSPDPGAPAGSANTMVDQNGDKVLFGPTGGTAEYTASNFGSAMQGDLLQVELGGSVKRIQLSADGETATNVETVFNTGSQPLGIATVGDDGPFPGIVLTANRGSGDVTIFEPVDYGTDGSGDGQQCTGADDASLDEDGDGYDNADELDAGTDPCSAASTPVDFDGDGESNLNDPDDDNDGLDDTEDPFAVDPNNGLDTTLPVQYDFSELGLFGESGQGWTGLMTNGQDYQELYDPTEMTVGGAAEVLTVEGVPNGDAYSDTNTQQYGFQFGVDTPDQPFTVETTVSSFPENPANYQSAGLFIGTGDQSDYVKLVAAADGGSGGVQFAKEVDDTFQDQGTTSDSAVAGGSPTLRMTVDPTTDPAPNNGVEEFAVTAEYEIDGETTQVDTTAVPASWFDSSDGVAPAVGVISTSNGASAFPATWTDISVDYVNPPANTPPTADAGADVTVEEGQQVTLDGSGSSDADGDALGYTWTQTAGSPSGLLDMSDGQQAPFVAPDVDGDATFTFQLSVSDGEDSATDIVNVTVEDTDTDGGDGNLTVVQAVASHGDGDDATIQLGELQWAITLWSSGSEVPNTGGETISLTELQQLINVWSNGATVGDGDGSDATGSALVEITPDSGNIDQSTYGGDTFQVTNTGEKNISSVSFDLSTATLPDMVFDPQGTAGDPTGEGLNIASDGGTGIVTQPGTGEAFSQPRNGQNADDGYDVMTVEFDDFQSGETATFWADNDPTSIKGATISSQEAGPVSGLELARATVTVTYEDGTTQTTQLMGDGSVAGATAVVTDDEAPAPTLGVDGVSLDTDVLDDYHDGATVSQADQTVTVTGQPGETVTLVRVEGELALSNVPNGGYDVEDLEANNAVDVQYYTVTLDSNGEATVPVTLTSSADDGDEAGYNYFVAAHGEASGDMGLASDVVVLKYDESAGDGTDDGQSGDVVFAVNAGGPEYAAADGTVYAADANFNGGETFTTGNAGTPATPEIANTQDDELYYTERYGDFSYAVPVENGEYEVTLQFAELYQGVANDGGEGDRVFDASIEGQQVLNDYDIYATAGGAHAATTETFVVNVTDGELNVDFATVEDNAKLSAFTVTEVDGSGDDGDSTAAADFAVTANSGIDASTYGGDSLSITNTGDEQITSVTYDLSTAVLSDVVFDPDGTAGDSGSKGFSPDSGASATGLQGGSFAAPHDGQSSADGYDELTATFDDFDAGETFAFSVDIDPTSIKNAQGTGAAGSVSGLEMTGATVTVEYADGSTQTTALFGDGTDGGAEAAAKADVAPAPTLGVDGVSLDSSALDAQHGAATVSQADQTVTVSGPAGATVSLLHVEGQLELANQANGYELVDFEANTAENVDYQTVQLDGNGEATVDVSLINTSSSGAEGGFNHFVAAVQDGDADTGLTSNVVVLKYDESAGDDGSSGAQVLYRVNAGGDALDATDDGPEWVGATGTDSPYLASVGPDAGNYAAGADVTPDDTVPSSTPDAVFDTERYGPMTWEFAADSGQEVEVRLYFANSFSGASEPGDRAFNVSVEGQQVLTQYDPVADVGHATGTMKSFTVTENGDGTVTIAFEKGSAENPEVRAIEILTTEGGSQ from the coding sequence ATGATAGAACGAGAGACGAACCGAATCACCGCCGTTCTAGTAGCGGTGCTAATGATCACGTCAGTGGTCGCCGGTTCCGTGGCCTTCTCGGGCACGGCAGCGGCGGCACCGGGAGACGCCCTCTACCGCGTGAACGCGGGCGGAGGAGACGTCTCAGCGGTCGACGGACCGGACTGGTCCGGCGACTGGCAGCAGTACCACTCCGGAAGCAGTGAGACGTACCAGACGGGCGACGCCGTTTCCTTGGAGCCGTCCGTTCCCTCGGGGACGCCGGCGAGCGTCTTCCAGACCGAGGTGTACGGCGACCAGCAGTGGACGTTCTCGGAGGGCGTGCAGAGCGGCCAGCAGTACGAGGTCCGCCTGTACTTCGCCGAGATATACGCCGAGGACGACGGAGAGCGACTCTTCGACGTTTCCGTGGAGGACGAGCAGGTGCTGGACGACTACGACATCCACGCTGACGTCGGCCACGACGCGGGCGTGATGAAGTCGTACGTCGTGACGCCCTCCGACGGCGCAATCGACGTCGACCTCACGACCGTCGAGGACAACGCGAAGCTCTCGGCCATCGAGATCGTCCCGGCGACGCCCGAACCGAACACGCTCGGCGGTCCGTCGAGCGTCAACTTCGGCTCGGTTCTCAGCGGCCAGTCCGAGACACAGACAGTCACTGTGACCAATCTCGGCGGCGACGGCGACACCAGCATCGCCATCGACGGGGTCTCCGTCGACGGCGACGGTGCGTTCTCGGCGGGGTCGGCGTCCCAGACGACGCTCGCCCCCGGCGAGTCCACGGATATTCCGGTGACGTTCTCGCCGTCGAGCGCCGACTCCGCGAGCGCGACACTCTCCGTCGCACACACGGGGTCGAACGACCCGTTGACGGTGTCGCTCTCCGGCGACGGCGCGAGCGCGGTCGACCCCGACTTCACGAAGAGCAAGCTCGACGGGTTCAGCGCGGGTAACCCGACGGCTATCGACGTCGGTCCCGACGGGCGCTTCTACGTTTCGGTGCAGAGCGGCACCGTCTACGTGCTCGACGTCGAGCGCACGGGCGACAACAGCTACGAGGTCGTCGGACAGGTCGCGACCGACGCGATCAAGCAGATTCCCAACCACGACGACTTCGGGGAGTACAACGCGGGCGAGAACGACCGGCAGATCACCGGTCTGACCGTCGGCGGGACGGCCGAGAATCCGATCGTCTACGTTTCTTCCAGCGACCCGTCGATCGACGTGGGGCAGGACGATGACGACACGGACACGAACTCCGGTACGATCTCTCGACTGACCCTCTCGCCGGGAAGCGACGGCGTGCTTCAATCGAGCGAGGTCGACCACGACGTGATGGTGCTCGGACTGCCGCGGTCCGAGGAGAACCACGCGACCAACGGACTCGACCTCTCGGCCGACGGCGACACGCTGTACGTCGCTCAGGGCGGGAACACGAACAAGGGCGCGCCGGGCGACAACTTCGGACACACCCCCGAGTTCGCGCTCTCGGCCGCCATTCTGGAAGTCGATCTCGCGCAGATAGAGGCCGACTACCAGGCGAAGAATCTCCAGAACTACGACGGCAGCTACCCTGACCTGGAGTTCTACTACGCCATCCCCACGATTCAGAACGACGACGGGACGGACGGCGACGACCTTCCCTTCGGCGGGAACGACGGGATCAACCAGGCCAAGATAGTCGAAGACGGGCCGGTCCAGGTCTACTCGCCCGGCTACCGCAACCCGTACGACCTCGTCGTCACGACGAGCGGCCAGATCTACGCCGCCGACCACGGACCGAACGGCGGCTGGGGTGGCCAACCGGCCGACGCCAGCGGGAACATCGTGGCCGACGCTGCGTCGGTGACGAACCACCCGAACGAGGACGGGAGCTACTCGAAGAGCGACGAACTCGTCAAGGTCGACGAGGGCGTCTACGGCGGCCACGCCGCGCCTATCCGCGCGAACCCGACGGGTGCGGACATCTACGACGAGAACGGGAACCTGGTGTTCGACATCACGGAATCGAACTCGCCCGTTCCGGCGAGTGTGGTGAACCCGGCCGAGGCGGACTACATCCCGCCGACGAGCGGGTCGCCCGACCCGGGCGCGCCCGCCGGTAGCGCAAACACGATGGTGGACCAGAACGGCGACAAGGTCCTGTTCGGTCCCACCGGCGGCACGGCCGAGTACACCGCCTCGAACTTCGGCAGTGCGATGCAGGGGGACCTCCTGCAGGTCGAACTCGGCGGCTCGGTCAAGCGCATCCAGCTAAGCGCCGACGGCGAGACGGCGACGAACGTCGAAACGGTGTTCAACACCGGCTCGCAGCCGCTCGGTATCGCGACGGTCGGCGACGACGGCCCGTTCCCGGGTATCGTGCTGACGGCGAACCGCGGTAGCGGCGACGTGACGATCTTCGAGCCGGTCGACTACGGCACCGACGGTAGCGGCGACGGGCAGCAGTGCACCGGCGCCGACGACGCCTCGCTCGACGAGGACGGCGACGGCTACGACAACGCCGACGAACTCGACGCGGGCACCGACCCGTGTTCCGCGGCATCCACGCCCGTCGACTTCGACGGCGACGGCGAGTCGAACCTCAACGACCCGGACGACGACAACGACGGTCTCGACGACACCGAGGACCCGTTCGCCGTCGACCCGAACAACGGTCTCGACACGACGCTCCCCGTCCAGTACGACTTCTCCGAACTCGGTCTGTTCGGCGAGAGCGGTCAGGGCTGGACCGGACTGATGACGAACGGGCAGGACTACCAGGAGCTGTACGACCCGACGGAGATGACCGTCGGCGGCGCCGCTGAGGTGCTGACGGTCGAAGGAGTCCCGAACGGCGACGCCTACTCGGACACCAACACGCAGCAGTACGGTTTCCAGTTCGGTGTTGACACGCCCGACCAGCCGTTCACCGTCGAGACGACGGTGAGCAGCTTCCCGGAAAACCCGGCTAATTACCAGTCGGCCGGTCTGTTCATCGGTACTGGTGACCAGTCGGACTACGTGAAACTGGTCGCCGCAGCCGACGGCGGCTCCGGTGGGGTCCAGTTCGCGAAGGAAGTCGACGACACATTCCAAGATCAGGGCACCACCAGCGACAGCGCCGTCGCGGGCGGCTCTCCGACGCTTCGGATGACCGTGGACCCGACGACCGATCCCGCGCCGAACAACGGCGTCGAGGAGTTCGCAGTCACCGCCGAGTACGAGATTGACGGCGAGACGACCCAGGTCGACACCACGGCGGTGCCGGCGAGCTGGTTCGACTCGTCCGACGGCGTCGCGCCGGCGGTGGGCGTCATCTCGACGTCCAACGGCGCGAGCGCGTTCCCGGCGACGTGGACGGACATCTCGGTCGACTACGTGAACCCGCCCGCGAACACGCCGCCGACGGCCGACGCCGGCGCGGACGTCACCGTTGAGGAGGGCCAGCAGGTCACCCTCGACGGGTCCGGTTCGTCCGACGCGGATGGCGACGCGCTCGGCTACACGTGGACGCAGACGGCCGGGAGCCCGTCCGGACTGCTCGACATGAGCGACGGTCAGCAGGCGCCGTTCGTCGCCCCCGACGTGGACGGCGACGCGACGTTCACCTTTCAGCTGAGCGTCTCGGACGGCGAGGACTCTGCGACCGACATCGTGAACGTCACGGTCGAGGACACCGACACTGACGGTGGAGACGGTAACCTGACCGTCGTACAGGCGGTCGCGAGTCACGGCGACGGCGACGACGCGACCATCCAGCTCGGCGAGCTCCAGTGGGCGATCACCCTCTGGTCGTCGGGCTCCGAAGTGCCGAACACCGGCGGCGAGACTATCTCGCTTACGGAACTGCAGCAGCTGATCAACGTGTGGTCGAACGGCGCTACCGTCGGCGACGGCGACGGGAGCGACGCGACCGGCTCGGCGCTGGTCGAGATCACGCCCGACAGCGGTAACATCGACCAGTCGACCTACGGCGGCGACACGTTCCAGGTGACGAACACCGGCGAGAAGAACATCTCCTCAGTGTCGTTCGACCTGAGCACGGCGACGCTGCCGGACATGGTGTTCGACCCGCAGGGAACCGCGGGCGACCCGACCGGTGAAGGGCTCAACATCGCCAGCGACGGCGGAACGGGCATCGTCACCCAACCCGGCACCGGCGAAGCGTTCTCCCAGCCGCGCAATGGCCAGAACGCCGACGACGGCTACGACGTCATGACCGTCGAGTTCGACGACTTCCAGTCGGGCGAGACGGCGACGTTCTGGGCCGACAACGACCCGACCAGCATCAAGGGTGCCACGATCAGCTCTCAGGAGGCCGGTCCGGTCTCGGGTCTGGAACTCGCTCGCGCGACGGTCACTGTCACCTACGAGGACGGCACGACTCAGACCACCCAACTGATGGGTGACGGCAGCGTCGCCGGCGCGACCGCCGTCGTGACCGATGACGAGGCACCGGCGCCGACGCTCGGCGTCGACGGCGTCTCGCTCGACACCGACGTCCTTGACGACTACCACGACGGGGCGACCGTCTCGCAGGCGGACCAGACCGTCACGGTCACCGGTCAGCCCGGCGAGACCGTCACGCTCGTTCGCGTCGAGGGCGAACTCGCGCTGAGCAACGTCCCGAACGGCGGCTACGACGTCGAAGACCTGGAAGCGAACAACGCGGTCGACGTCCAGTACTACACCGTCACCCTCGACTCGAACGGCGAGGCGACGGTGCCGGTCACGCTGACTAGCTCGGCCGACGACGGCGACGAGGCCGGTTACAACTACTTCGTGGCCGCGCACGGTGAGGCCTCGGGCGACATGGGCCTCGCCTCCGACGTGGTCGTCCTGAAGTACGACGAGAGCGCGGGCGACGGCACCGACGACGGCCAGTCCGGTGACGTCGTCTTCGCCGTGAACGCGGGCGGTCCGGAGTACGCCGCGGCCGACGGAACGGTCTACGCGGCCGACGCGAACTTCAACGGCGGCGAGACGTTCACGACGGGCAACGCGGGCACGCCGGCGACCCCCGAGATAGCGAACACGCAGGACGACGAACTGTACTACACCGAGCGGTACGGCGACTTCTCGTACGCCGTCCCCGTCGAGAACGGTGAGTACGAGGTCACCCTGCAGTTCGCCGAACTCTACCAGGGTGTCGCGAACGACGGCGGCGAGGGCGACCGCGTCTTCGACGCCTCCATCGAGGGCCAGCAGGTCCTGAACGACTACGACATCTATGCGACCGCCGGCGGCGCGCACGCCGCGACCACGGAGACGTTCGTCGTAAACGTCACCGACGGCGAACTGAACGTTGACTTCGCCACCGTCGAGGACAACGCGAAGCTCTCGGCGTTCACGGTGACTGAGGTCGACGGCTCCGGTGACGACGGCGACTCCACAGCCGCCGCCGACTTCGCGGTCACCGCGAACAGCGGTATCGACGCGAGCACCTACGGCGGTGACTCGCTGTCGATCACGAACACTGGGGACGAGCAGATCACCTCGGTCACCTACGACCTGAGCACCGCGGTGCTCTCGGACGTCGTCTTCGACCCCGACGGCACCGCCGGTGACTCCGGCTCGAAGGGCTTCTCCCCCGACAGCGGCGCGAGTGCGACCGGCCTGCAGGGCGGGTCGTTCGCCGCACCGCACGACGGACAGAGCAGCGCCGACGGCTACGACGAACTGACGGCGACGTTCGACGACTTCGACGCCGGCGAGACGTTCGCCTTCTCCGTCGACATCGACCCGACCAGCATCAAGAACGCGCAGGGCACGGGCGCGGCCGGCTCCGTCTCCGGGTTAGAGATGACCGGTGCGACCGTCACGGTCGAGTACGCCGACGGCAGCACGCAGACGACGGCGCTGTTCGGCGACGGCACCGACGGCGGCGCGGAAGCCGCCGCGAAGGCCGACGTCGCCCCCGCGCCGACGCTCGGCGTCGACGGCGTCTCGCTCGACTCGAGCGCGCTCGACGCACAGCACGGCGCGGCGACCGTCTCGCAGGCAGACCAGACCGTTACGGTCTCCGGTCCCGCCGGCGCGACGGTTTCCCTGCTCCACGTTGAGGGACAGCTCGAACTCGCCAACCAGGCGAACGGCTACGAACTCGTCGACTTCGAGGCCAACACGGCCGAGAACGTCGACTACCAGACCGTCCAACTCGACGGAAACGGCGAGGCGACGGTCGACGTCTCCCTCATCAACACGTCGAGCTCTGGTGCCGAGGGCGGCTTCAATCACTTCGTCGCCGCCGTACAGGACGGCGACGCCGACACCGGCCTCACCTCGAACGTCGTCGTGCTGAAGTACGACGAGAGCGCGGGCGACGACGGTTCGTCGGGTGCGCAGGTCCTCTACCGCGTGAACGCGGGCGGGGATGCGCTCGATGCCACCGACGACGGTCCCGAGTGGGTCGGTGCGACCGGCACCGATTCGCCGTACCTCGCCTCGGTCGGACCCGACGCCGGCAACTACGCCGCCGGCGCGGACGTCACGCCTGACGACACCGTTCCGTCGTCCACGCCCGACGCCGTGTTCGACACCGAGCGCTACGGACCGATGACGTGGGAGTTCGCGGCGGACTCGGGTCAGGAGGTCGAAGTGCGTCTGTACTTCGCCAACTCGTTCTCCGGAGCGAGCGAACCCGGCGACCGCGCGTTCAACGTCTCCGTCGAGGGCCAGCAGGTCCTCACGCAGTACGACCCGGTGGCCGACGTCGGCCACGCGACGGGGACGATGAAGAGCTTCACCGTGACCGAGAACGGCGACGGCACGGTCACTATCGCTTTCGAGAAGGGCTCGGCGGAGAACCCCGAGGTTCGAGCCATCGAGATTCTCACGACGGAGGGTGGCTCGCAGTAG